A segment of the Symmachiella macrocystis genome:
ATTCATTATCGAGTTTCGATGGCGAATCCTAAGGAATTTTCCTACGATTTCCACGCGTGAATTCTGTGGGGGATGAAGAATTGGAGCGTTGGCTTTGCCGAGCAGGTGTTTGTCGTCACAAAATCCCCCGTATGCTATGGTGCGGTAGTCGATTTTGTCTTTCAATGCTTTCGATAGCAGGCCGTTAACAAAGAGTGCCACTGGTAGCTTGTCCGCTATTGCAAACGGCGTGACCGGCAATGGCACTGATTAACAGGCTAGCAGTGGTACCTACCTTGTAACGGTTTTCTGATTTCTTTAACGGGCTAATTAGGGGCTATTCATGCTGCGCACTATTTGTTTGGTGATCGCCACGTCCGGGATGTTGTTGATGTCCTCCGCTGTGGTTTATGGCGCGGAACTTCATGCGGGAGTGGCGCGAGTTGACCTCACGCCGCCGTTGTCGATGAAAGCGCCGTTGGGCGGTTATGGAGAGCGGCTCAATCGGCCGGCTACGGGAGTGCACGATCGCATTTTTGCCAAAGCGTTAGTGGTCTCCGACGGTCGTAAAAAAATTGCGATCGTAACGGCCGACATGTTGGGTTTCCCCCCGCCGTTCAAGCAAGCGGTATTGGATGAACTGGACGATCCAAGCTGGACGCACGAACGTCTGATGCTGTTGCCCAGCCATTCGCATACCAGCATCGAAATGAACGCCATCAATCCGTTGAACGTGTTTCAAATTCCTCAGATCGGTATTCACGATCCGAAACTGTTTGAATTCACGGTTGCCAACTTTGCCCAAGCAATTCGCGCGGCTGAAGCAAAATTGGTCCCGGTAACGATTGGAACAACGAGTACCCAAACGCAGGGCTACAATCGAAATCGCCGCGCACGACGCGGGAAGGTTGACCCAGAGTTGACGCTAACACGCATCGACCAAGCGGACGGCCGCGCGTTGGCGGTGTTGGTGAATTTCACGGCGCATCCGACATTTATGTCGGGCGAGGATATGTGGTTTTCCGGCGGTTGGCCAGGACACTTGCAACGCACGTTGGAGTCGCTCATTCGACAAGATGTGACGGTCATGTACTACAACGGCGCCGAAGGGGACCAATCGCCGATTGCCCGGCCGGGCAGCGGCGAAAGTCATTGGGAGCGCGCCGAGGCTTTCGGACGCGATCTCGCGGTCATCGCATTTCGGCAGTGGCGGACAATCACGCCGCGGCCCAATGTCATCTTTCAAACAGTACGGCAGACAATCACTTTGCCGCAGCGGGCATGGCATCCCAATTTCAAAGAAACGGGCGGCAAAGAGTACGGTTTGACCGAAGAGGTTTTGAAAGAGATGTTGCCGAAGATGTTTCCTACAACGTCGGCCAGCGTCGCTGTGCGTCTGGGGGACTTGGTGATCGTGGGAGTCCCGGGTGAATTGGCGGTGGAGTTGGGACTGGAAATCAAAAAGGATACTGAGTTGATCACCGGCGCAAAATATCCCGTCATAGGCGGGTTAGCGGATGAATGGGTCAGCTACATTCTCTCAGCAGAGG
Coding sequences within it:
- a CDS encoding neutral/alkaline non-lysosomal ceramidase N-terminal domain-containing protein → MLRTICLVIATSGMLLMSSAVVYGAELHAGVARVDLTPPLSMKAPLGGYGERLNRPATGVHDRIFAKALVVSDGRKKIAIVTADMLGFPPPFKQAVLDELDDPSWTHERLMLLPSHSHTSIEMNAINPLNVFQIPQIGIHDPKLFEFTVANFAQAIRAAEAKLVPVTIGTTSTQTQGYNRNRRARRGKVDPELTLTRIDQADGRALAVLVNFTAHPTFMSGEDMWFSGGWPGHLQRTLESLIRQDVTVMYYNGAEGDQSPIARPGSGESHWERAEAFGRDLAVIAFRQWRTITPRPNVIFQTVRQTITLPQRAWHPNFKETGGKEYGLTEEVLKEMLPKMFPTTSASVAVRLGDLVIVGVPGELAVELGLEIKKDTELITGAKYPVIGGLADEWVSYILSAEEYDRGGYEASVSFYGRDLGRQVVDAALQGVRRLQ